One genomic window of Quercus lobata isolate SW786 chromosome 9, ValleyOak3.0 Primary Assembly, whole genome shotgun sequence includes the following:
- the LOC115961781 gene encoding uncharacterized protein LOC115961781: protein MSVSRYSAEESSSMPKRVKMGVPLVLSFSDEDKLGTIQLHDDALVVTLRICGYDVKMVMIDQGSRVEIMYPNLYKGLNLKLENLIAYSSLLVGFEGKMVIPKGQIRLPVQTGLDVVEVDFIVADAFSPYLAIMGRPWLHTLGAISFTLH from the coding sequence ATGTCAGTATCTCGTTACTCAGCTGAGGAATCCAGCTCAATGCCTAAGAGAGTTAAGATGGGCGTCCCACTGGTGTTAAGTTTTTCAGATGAGGACAAACTTGGAACCATACAGCTCCATGATGATGCTTTAGTGGTTACACTTAGAATTTGTGGGTACGATGTGAAAATGGTGATGATTGACCAAGGCAGCAGAGTTGAGATAATGTATCCTAACCTATATAAGGGactaaatttgaaacttgaaaacttAATAGCCTACAGTTCTCTTCTAGTGgggtttgaaggtaaaatggtCATTCCGAAAGGTCAGATCAGATTACCTGTGCAGACCGGCctggatgtggtggaggtggacttcattgttGCAGATGCTTTCTCTCCATACTTGGCCATTATGGGCAGACCCTGGCTTCATACCTTGGGGGCCATCTCCTTTACTCTTCACTAG
- the LOC115961782 gene encoding uncharacterized protein LOC115961782 — protein sequence MFNEIDEDYDKVSISTFKAGLPAEHDLRKSLTGKPVTSVRQLIDRIDKYKRVEEDQIQGKGKSKVILQERRDFRSNRYNNNRPRKDFVGQSGSANTQVVNVVFREPVQQVPEKIKNELFFEWPKNMAGDPMRRNQNLYCQYHQDHGQTTEDCRNLWDHLDQLVREGKLKQLLHHSSGLEAKRVRGFGKMLLQNSLLAQ from the coding sequence atgtttaacgaaatagaCGAAGATTATGATAAAGTGTCCATTAGTACTTTTAAGGCTGGCCTCCCAGCCGAGCATGACCTGAGGAAATCTTTGACTGGTAAGCCTgttaccagtgtgcgccaacttATAGAtcggattgacaagtacaaaagggtagAGGAAGACCAAATACAGGGGAAAGGAAAGTCTAAGGTGATCcttcaggagaggagggattttagGTCGAACCGGTACAATAATAACCGACCTCGGAAAGATTTTGTTGGGCAGTCAGGATCTGCCAACACCCAGGTGGTTAATGTCGTATTTCGAGAACCGGTACAACAAGTTCCGGAGAAGATTAAAAACGAGCTGTTCTTTGAATGGCCGAAAAATATGGCAGGAGATCCTATGAGGCGCAATCAAAACCTTTATTGCCaatatcatcaggatcatggacAAACTACCGAGGATTGCAGAAACTTGTGGGACCATCTAGACCAACTAGTCCGGGAAGGGAAGTTAAAGCAACTTttgcatcattccagtggtcTGGAAGCCAAACGGGTTCGAGGTTTCGGAAAGATGCTTCTTCAAAACTCCCTcttggcacaataa
- the LOC115959212 gene encoding trimethylguanosine synthase-like isoform X1 produces MKKKRMRKKKNISVKAHKKGKHIIRAREKAAQNVSPVVEKYWFQRYNLFSKYDEGITMDEEGWYSVTPEQIAIRHALRCVAATAKPNPVVIDCFAGVGGNAIQFARMCCYVVAIDIDPKRLELAINNAKIYGVQHCIDFIVGDFFQLAPSLKGDIVFLAPPWGGPSYKSIENFTLDFLKPRNGFTIFQFAQTITPNIIMFLPRNVDLQQVEELSWLSSPPLEVEDGIWRIIFKAFKAAIQAHDERMACGFQEVCKVKLFFMRVL; encoded by the exons atgaagaagaagagaatgagaaaaaagaaaaacatttcaG TCAAAGCTCATAAGAAGGGGAAGCATATTATTAGGGCTAGGGAAAAAGCAGCACAAAACGTGAGTCCAGTTGTTGAGAAGTACTGGTTTCAAAGGTACAATCTCTTCTCCAAATACGACGAGGGTATCACAATGGACGAGGAAGGATGGTATTCCGTCACGCCCGAACAGATTGCGATTCGACACGCTCTGAGGTGTGTCGCTGCCACTGCCAAACCCAATCCGGTTGTTATCGATTGCTTTGCTGGGGTTGGTGGCAATGCCATTCAGTTTGCTAGAATGTGCTGTTATGTTGTTGCCATTGACATTGATCCTAAAAGACTTGAATTGGCTATTAACAATGCCAAAATTTATGGGGTCCAACATTGTATCGATTTCATAGTTGGGGACTTCTTCCAACTCGCCCCGTCGTTGAAG GGGGACATAGTGTTTTTAGCACCACCATGGGGAGGTCCATCATACAAAagtattgaaaattttacaCTTGATTTTCTCAAGCCAAGAAATGG CTTCACCATATTTCAGTTTGCTCAAACAATAACACCTAACATCATTATGTTCTTACCTCGGAATGTGGACTTGCAACAAGTGGAAGAACTGTCTTGGTTGTCTTCTCCTCCTCTAGAAGTTGAG GATGGAATATGGAGGATAATTTTTAAG GCCTTCAAGGCAGCAATTCAAGCTCATGATGAGAGGATGGCTTGTGGATTTCAGGAGGTTTGCAAAGTTAAGTTGTTCTTTATGCGTGTACTTTGA
- the LOC115959212 gene encoding trimethylguanosine synthase-like isoform X3: MKKKRMRKKKNISVKAHKKGKHIIRAREKAAQNVSPVVEKYWFQRYNLFSKYDEGITMDEEGWYSVTPEQIAIRHALRCVAATAKPNPVVIDCFAGVGGNAIQFARMCCYVVAIDIDPKRLELAINNAKIYGVQHCIDFIVGDFFQLAPSLKGDIVFLAPPWGGPSYKSIENFTLDFLKPRNGFTIFQFAQTITPNIIMFLPRNVDLQQVEELSWLSSPPLEVEDGIWRIIFKG; this comes from the exons atgaagaagaagagaatgagaaaaaagaaaaacatttcaG TCAAAGCTCATAAGAAGGGGAAGCATATTATTAGGGCTAGGGAAAAAGCAGCACAAAACGTGAGTCCAGTTGTTGAGAAGTACTGGTTTCAAAGGTACAATCTCTTCTCCAAATACGACGAGGGTATCACAATGGACGAGGAAGGATGGTATTCCGTCACGCCCGAACAGATTGCGATTCGACACGCTCTGAGGTGTGTCGCTGCCACTGCCAAACCCAATCCGGTTGTTATCGATTGCTTTGCTGGGGTTGGTGGCAATGCCATTCAGTTTGCTAGAATGTGCTGTTATGTTGTTGCCATTGACATTGATCCTAAAAGACTTGAATTGGCTATTAACAATGCCAAAATTTATGGGGTCCAACATTGTATCGATTTCATAGTTGGGGACTTCTTCCAACTCGCCCCGTCGTTGAAG GGGGACATAGTGTTTTTAGCACCACCATGGGGAGGTCCATCATACAAAagtattgaaaattttacaCTTGATTTTCTCAAGCCAAGAAATGG CTTCACCATATTTCAGTTTGCTCAAACAATAACACCTAACATCATTATGTTCTTACCTCGGAATGTGGACTTGCAACAAGTGGAAGAACTGTCTTGGTTGTCTTCTCCTCCTCTAGAAGTTGAG GATGGAATATGGAGGATAATTTTTAAG GGCTGA
- the LOC115959212 gene encoding trimethylguanosine synthase-like isoform X2 codes for MKKKRMRKKKNISVKAHKKGKHIIRAREKAAQNVSPVVEKYWFQRYNLFSKYDEGITMDEEGWYSVTPEQIAIRHALRCVAATAKPNPVVIDCFAGVGGNAIQFARMCCYVVAIDIDPKRLELAINNAKIYGVQHCIDFIVGDFFQLAPSLKGDIVFLAPPWGGPSYKSIENFTLDFLKPRNGFTIFQFAQTITPNIIMFLPRNVDLQQVEELSWLSSPPLEVEIEENFLQNNVKGVTAYFGGAACH; via the exons atgaagaagaagagaatgagaaaaaagaaaaacatttcaG TCAAAGCTCATAAGAAGGGGAAGCATATTATTAGGGCTAGGGAAAAAGCAGCACAAAACGTGAGTCCAGTTGTTGAGAAGTACTGGTTTCAAAGGTACAATCTCTTCTCCAAATACGACGAGGGTATCACAATGGACGAGGAAGGATGGTATTCCGTCACGCCCGAACAGATTGCGATTCGACACGCTCTGAGGTGTGTCGCTGCCACTGCCAAACCCAATCCGGTTGTTATCGATTGCTTTGCTGGGGTTGGTGGCAATGCCATTCAGTTTGCTAGAATGTGCTGTTATGTTGTTGCCATTGACATTGATCCTAAAAGACTTGAATTGGCTATTAACAATGCCAAAATTTATGGGGTCCAACATTGTATCGATTTCATAGTTGGGGACTTCTTCCAACTCGCCCCGTCGTTGAAG GGGGACATAGTGTTTTTAGCACCACCATGGGGAGGTCCATCATACAAAagtattgaaaattttacaCTTGATTTTCTCAAGCCAAGAAATGG CTTCACCATATTTCAGTTTGCTCAAACAATAACACCTAACATCATTATGTTCTTACCTCGGAATGTGGACTTGCAACAAGTGGAAGAACTGTCTTGGTTGTCTTCTCCTCCTCTAGAAGTTGAG attgaagaaaattttttgcaaaacaATGTAAAGGGTGTAACCGCGTACTTTGGAGGTGCAGCATGCCATTAA